The genomic DNA TGAGCGGCGCGATCAACGAACCGGTCGAGGACACGTCCGATGCCGAACAAGACCCCGATCTGGTCAACGCTATCGCCAATGTCGCGGTCGACACCGGCATCGGCAATATCGGCGTCGGCGTCGATGAAGGCGGCATGACGGTCAATATCGGCCCGAACCAGATCCGTATTCCATCCGACCAACCGGTGCCACTGCCACCCGAAGGCGCGCCGCTCCCACGCATCGCGCCACCCCAGCCGGCAGGCGAGGATAGCGGTCCGTAACCGGTCTGACGCGCGTCCAGCCCGCGCCTTTGACTTCGATATGGTTAATCGCCGATCCGATACGGATTCATCACTTCATCATGTAAGCCATTGACGAATACTTGTTTCGCACCGACAATCGACCATCGTTACAAGGTCGCGATTTCCGAAGTCGGAGGGCAGACATGGGCGGGGAATCAGACAATCAGGCGCGATCGGAGCAGAAGGCGCTGGCCGCCCGCTGGACTCTGGCCGCCGAAGCAATGGAGGCGCTGGCCGGCGCGCGATCGATCGATGCGATCGTCGCGGTGCTGCGCGCCTTCGCCCGCCGCGCAGTCGGCGCCGACGGCATCGCCGTGGTGCTGCGCGACGAGGATAAATGCCATTATGTCGCCGAAGATGCCATGGAGCCGCTGTGGGCGGGGCAGCGCTTCCCGATGCAGCGCTGCGTGTCCGGCTGGGCGATGATGAACCATGAAACGGCGGTAATTCCCGATATTTTCATGGATGCGCGCGTGCCGGTGGACGCCTATCGCACCACTTTCGTCCGGTCGATGATCATGGTGCCGATCGGCCGGGTCGAACCGATCGCGGCAGTGGGTGCCTATTGGTCGGAAGCCGGCGCACCGACCGACAATCAGATCGCGCTGCTGGAAGCGCTGGCCCGCGCCGCGTCCACCGCGCTGGAAAATGGCCGCCTGTTCGCCTCGCTCGAAGCGCTGAACCTGCACCTCAACGAACGGGTGCATGAACGGACCAGGGATCTGGAAAAGTCGCAGGACACGCTCCGCCAGATTCAGAAGATGGAGATATTGGGCCAGCTTACCGGCCATGTCGCGCATGATTTCAATAATCTGCTGACCCCGATCGTCGGCGGGCTGGACCGGATATTGACCAACGGCCTGTCCCCCGAAGCAACCGTCAAGACGGTGGCGCTGGCGATGCAGGCAGCCGAAACGGCGCAGACGCTGGTGCAGCGGTTGCTGGCCTTTTCCCGGCGCCAGCCTTTGCTGCCGACCGCGGTGGACCTGGCCGACCTGCTGGATGGAATGCAGGCGCTGCTGGCCAGCACGTTGGGGCCGCGCATCACCCTGTCGATCGCCGTGCCGCAATCGCTGCCCCCCGTCCGCGCCGACGGGCATCAACTGGAACTGGCGATCCTGAATCTGGTGGTGAACAGCCGGGATGCCATGCCGCAAGGTGGAACCCTATCCATCATGGCCGTGGTGCGCGACCATGATCCGCCCGCCCCGCTTGTTGCCCGCCCCTATGTCTGCCTGATCATCACGGACAGCGGTGTCGGCATGACCCCCGCGGTCAAGGCGGCGGCAACCGAGCCTTTCTTCACCACCAAGCCGAGCGGACATGGCACGGGGCTGGGCCTCTCCATGGCGCACGGGCTGGCGGGGCAATTGGGCGGCGCGCTGGAGATCGACAGCGAGATTGGTCGCGGCACGGCAATCCACTTGTGGCTGCCGGTCGCGAAAGCGATGCCGGCGAGCGCCAATGACGAACCCATGCTCGCCGCGAACGGGCAGTTTCAGGGTAAGGTGCTGCTGGTCGACGACAATATGCTGGTGCGCAACGCCACGCGCGAAATGCTGACCGACATGGGGTATGACGTGGTCGACATCGACCATGCCGAACTGGCGATCAGCATGATCGACGCCGGTTATTGCCCCGATATCGTCATTACCGACCATGTGATGCCGGGGATGACCGGCGCGGAACTGGCGCTGCGGTTGCGGGTGGATCATCCTCACATCGCGCTGCTGATCATTTCGGGCTATCAGGGCATCGACCTGATAGCGCCCGACATTGTCCGCCTGTCCAAGCCGTTCCGCCGGTCCCATTTGCAGGCCAGCATTTCGGCGGCACGGGCGCAGGCGGCGTAAGACAGACGTGCGGCCAGCTAAACCGCCTGCCCGGCCGCCCAGCCGCTGGCCCAGGCCCATTGGAAATTATAACCGCCCAGCCAGCCGGTCACGTCCACCGCTTCACCGATCGCATAAAGGCCCGGCGCTTTGACGGCCTCCATGGTGCGGGAGGAGAGGCCGGCGGTGGCGATGCCGCCGACGGTGACTTCGGCCTTGGCATAGCCTTCGGTGCCGGTCGGCGCGAAGGGCCAGTCGGACAGGCGCGCGGCCGCCTGCCGCAGTGCCTTGTCGGACAGGTTGCCCAATTCGCCCTGTGCGCCGATCCGCTCCAGCAGCGCATCGGCCAGCCGTTCGGTCAGCGCCTGCCCCAGCACCCGGCGCAGACTGGCGCGCGGCCGGTCGCGCTTTTCCGCCAGCAGCCAGTCGATGGGCCGGTCTGGCAGGAAATTCACCTGAATGGCAGTGCGATGCTGCCAGTAGCTGCTGATCTGGAGCATCGCCGGGCCGGACAGGCCGCGATGGGTGAACAGCGCCGCCTCGCGAAAGCGGGTCTTGCCCCAGCGGACCTCAACATCGGCGGACACGCCGGACAGCGACTGGAACAATTGCTCGTCGGGTCCGAGCGTGAAGGGCACCAGCGCCGGGCGCGGCTGGACCACCGACAGGCCGAACTGCCGCGCGACATCATAGGCGAAGCCGGTCGCGCCCATTTTCGGGATGGACGGCCCGCCGGTCGCCAGCACCAGAGCAGGGGCGCGATGCTCGGCATCGCCCAGCCGGACGCGATAAAGACCGTCGCCATGGGCAATGGCCGTGACCGGCCGGCCCAGCGCCATGGTCACGCCGCCCTTGGCGCATTCCTCCGCCAGCATGGCGACAATCTGCTTCGCCGATCCATCGCAGAAAAGCTGCCCCAGCGTCTTTTCATGCCAGGCAATGCCATATCGTTCCACTAACGAAATGAAATCCTGCGCGGTGTAGCGACCCAGCGCCGACTTGGCGAAATGGGGATTGGCCGACAGATAGCGGTCAGGCGCGGTGTGGATATTGGTGAAGTTGCAGCGGCCGCCGCCGGAAATCAGGATTTTCTTGCCCGGCGCGTCGGCATGATCGGCCAGCAGCACCTGTCTCCCTCGCTGTCCCGCGACGCTGGCGCACATCATGCCCGCCGCGCCCGCGCCCAGGATGATCGCGTCATAATCGGCCATCAGCGACCTCGCTTGAGGCGCACCAGCGCCTCGTCCAGCGCGGAGAGGAAGCGCGACCGATCGACCTTGGAAAAGGGCGGCGGGCCACCGATCGCTTCGCCCACCGCGCCGGCGCGCAGATCGGCCATGATGGCGCGGGTGGCGATCGCCGCGCCGATCGAACTCAGGGTAAACGGCTTGCCATTGGGCGCGATCACCACCGCTCCGGCCTTGAGGCAGCGGTCGGCGAGCAAAATGTCGGCGGTGATGCAGATCGATCGCGCATCGGCCCGCTCCGCGATCCAGTCGTCAGCCGCGTCGAACCCGTCGCTCACCACCACCCGATCGAGCAAGGGGTGGGCCGGGATGCGGATCGGGCTGTTGCTGACGATGGTGACGGGGATCTCATGCCGCCAGGCGACCTTGTAAATCTCCTCCTTGACGGGGCAGGCATCGGCATCGACCAGTATCTTCATGGCTCCGCGCGATAGGCGGTGGGGCCGGTCGAGACAATGGGTGGATTTTTCTGCCTGATACTTGCCGATAGGACCAATCGCCGCCTTCACCCCGGCCCCCTCCTGCCCTACATGGGTCGGCATGAGCGCTCCCCTGTATAACAAGGACATATTGCGGCTTGCCGCCAGCATCCCGCACCATCAGCGCCTGACGGACGCGCAGGCCACGGTGGAGAAACGGTCGCCGACCTGCGGATCGCGCGTGACGGCGGATGTGCGGATGGCGGACGGCCGGCTGGCCGATATGGGGCTGGACGTGAAGGCCTGCGCGCTGGGGCAGGCGTCAGCGGCGCTGATGGCGGCGCAGGCGATCGGGCTGACGGCGGATGAACTGGCCGACGCGCGCGACCGGCTGGCCGCCTATCTGTCGGGGGAAAGCGACGATCTGGACTTCTGGCCGGGCCTTGCGGTGCTGGCTCCCGCGCGCGGCTACCCCGCCCGCCACGCCTCGATCCGGCTGGGTTTTGAGGCGATCGCCGAAGCCGCGCGCATGGCGGACGCCTGATGGAGGCCCATGCCTCCATAAGCGCGACCGACGTGCTGCTGTCCGAAGGCGTGATCCTGCTGGGCGCGGCCGTCGCCTTCGTCATGCTGTTTCGCCGCTTCGGCCTCGGCGCGGTGCTGGGCTATCTGGTCGCGGGCGCGCTGGTCGGGCCGCAGGGGCTGGGGCTGGTCGGCGGCGCCGAATCGAAGCTCGCCATTGCCGAAATCGGCATCGTCCTGCTGCTGTTCCTCGTCGGCCTCGAACTCCATCCGGCGCGACTGTGGCGGCTGAAACGCGATATTTTCGCGCTCGGCCTGGCGCAGGTGGTGCTGTGCGGCTGCGCGCTCACCGCGATCATCTTCTATTCGACCGGCTTTAGCTGGGGCGCGGCGATCGCGCTCGGCCTGCCGCTGGCGCTGTCCTCCACCGCGCAGGTGTTGCCGGGGCTGAAATCCAGCGGCCGCATCAACTCGCCCTTTGGCGAGAAGGTGTTTTCGATCCTGCTGTTTCAGGATTTGTCGATCGTCCCGCTCATCACCATCGTCGCCGCTTTGTCGCGCAATCCCGCC from Sphingobium sp. CAP-1 includes the following:
- a CDS encoding ATP-binding protein; translation: MGGESDNQARSEQKALAARWTLAAEAMEALAGARSIDAIVAVLRAFARRAVGADGIAVVLRDEDKCHYVAEDAMEPLWAGQRFPMQRCVSGWAMMNHETAVIPDIFMDARVPVDAYRTTFVRSMIMVPIGRVEPIAAVGAYWSEAGAPTDNQIALLEALARAASTALENGRLFASLEALNLHLNERVHERTRDLEKSQDTLRQIQKMEILGQLTGHVAHDFNNLLTPIVGGLDRILTNGLSPEATVKTVALAMQAAETAQTLVQRLLAFSRRQPLLPTAVDLADLLDGMQALLASTLGPRITLSIAVPQSLPPVRADGHQLELAILNLVVNSRDAMPQGGTLSIMAVVRDHDPPAPLVARPYVCLIITDSGVGMTPAVKAAATEPFFTTKPSGHGTGLGLSMAHGLAGQLGGALEIDSEIGRGTAIHLWLPVAKAMPASANDEPMLAANGQFQGKVLLVDDNMLVRNATREMLTDMGYDVVDIDHAELAISMIDAGYCPDIVITDHVMPGMTGAELALRLRVDHPHIALLIISGYQGIDLIAPDIVRLSKPFRRSHLQASISAARAQAA
- a CDS encoding NAD(P)/FAD-dependent oxidoreductase, coding for MADYDAIILGAGAAGMMCASVAGQRGRQVLLADHADAPGKKILISGGGRCNFTNIHTAPDRYLSANPHFAKSALGRYTAQDFISLVERYGIAWHEKTLGQLFCDGSAKQIVAMLAEECAKGGVTMALGRPVTAIAHGDGLYRVRLGDAEHRAPALVLATGGPSIPKMGATGFAYDVARQFGLSVVQPRPALVPFTLGPDEQLFQSLSGVSADVEVRWGKTRFREAALFTHRGLSGPAMLQISSYWQHRTAIQVNFLPDRPIDWLLAEKRDRPRASLRRVLGQALTERLADALLERIGAQGELGNLSDKALRQAAARLSDWPFAPTGTEGYAKAEVTVGGIATAGLSSRTMEAVKAPGLYAIGEAVDVTGWLGGYNFQWAWASGWAAGQAV
- a CDS encoding YaiI/YqxD family protein; the encoded protein is MKILVDADACPVKEEIYKVAWRHEIPVTIVSNSPIRIPAHPLLDRVVVSDGFDAADDWIAERADARSICITADILLADRCLKAGAVVIAPNGKPFTLSSIGAAIATRAIMADLRAGAVGEAIGGPPPFSKVDRSRFLSALDEALVRLKRGR
- a CDS encoding iron-sulfur cluster assembly scaffold protein, whose product is MSAPLYNKDILRLAASIPHHQRLTDAQATVEKRSPTCGSRVTADVRMADGRLADMGLDVKACALGQASAALMAAQAIGLTADELADARDRLAAYLSGESDDLDFWPGLAVLAPARGYPARHASIRLGFEAIAEAARMADA